Proteins encoded by one window of Crassostrea angulata isolate pt1a10 chromosome 9, ASM2561291v2, whole genome shotgun sequence:
- the LOC128162468 gene encoding uncharacterized protein LOC128162468 isoform X13 has protein sequence MTAKSSKELPFVMTKRFTVNLPGGQKKVLRISPQLTLEQVRAQLCQERQLDPSRLVFQLPTSPGQQLSLGTTISELQANEVNLVSANVMLDGAKSMPDLSIGRSQSMKTDAPTTPYMPMAGEGKKKKGFFSFLKKDKKFTVSMQADLNHAGKSRSSSSSRREGGSPPAMRKKTERMERPKSMYVTSTADVAVNGQKTIPASSSEFDVRGRSGPSVQVKSAPALSSVKEVPTAGPPVKSGKKKRAPPPPQQVKAPPNSNVVTAEITVESKQTTPLQADSRIPEITPSNQQLAHKFHSRNSSDSSGYHELTLSGAESPDTAKIEENLELQISTDLASGARNKHSGDSGIQDMSSPRRKVRPGIDNLETGSSQTLPLDKTGKKENPRSQSLERTLGAKKKKAPPPPPGHAPPSEPLSVSVKATIPKPARKSSDSTAPAATSSPRPASMSKKDDTLAIHAVLDDLDNHLGDDLENHLGDDLEEGEDQMMMVENGDLTVEEVDTPRPLKPCFVAPPPPDEPPPEDGEVVSYSDIMGIKVDTVDIGTETSDDSTSFDQESPKSSPKFQSSVRHTLQSRAESRTSMASVTTIDEINMGFELAILAGQEAMLEESSEEDEEEYKNEMAHFVERMNKEVVNQKPAVEAGSNQMEPDSEPKQKISVQVAKLDFSSVDSSPCESPRENKKSAQRDSEVSEITYSFTVDSVPPGFQETEETKGQQNDVKGQEEEEEEEYSETITEVIYPLSSSSDGLGSPRRIPDLDSPKEHVKPLVENPKETVKAQPQVSSQEPATKQAEVEKPKEVKQEKEKPKEVKHEKEEFVLTFDDLQNVDFTGPKKKKPQSLNLRTDTKPPGEEVKRRSGRKSPAVVTSPVLVLEELRSRFRSDGDENVLLTPLKKSGSSIKDRCNELSFTPSSEGEQEHVMEEKSISLMALPIVKSSERLVPDNSVVEKLDLSKDVTDGLSESKSVANNEINEDSVNNNEPSQNDSDSAPSSARDSLNNNSAPSSARGSVSSMDVGPMEQMQQQIQVWQTQLEQNQNLLASQPVSTDENSIQLQNQLKAQIEIQKQMLAQMQKSMETLAAQATSVSQDSPRNSMEPAEQSAIPAPIPSPPMLPQMRMKSDSMDKEKKAKKRSSKKFEPKLDPREELMIQIRGFQGRGALKKVQLKQTKWVSGPGVTQ, from the exons atgACCAAGCGGTTCACGGTCAATCTCCCCGGGGGTCAGAAGAAGGTCCTCAGGATCAGTCCCCAGCTCACGCTCGAGCAAGTCCGAGCTCAGCTCTGTCAGGAGAGGCAACTTGACCCGAGTCGACTGGTGTTCCAGTTACCCACGAGTCCGGGCCAACAGCTGAGTCTCGGGACCACCATCTCAGAGTTACAGGCCAATGAGGTCAATCTTGTTAGTGCTAATG TAATGTTGGACGGAGCCAAGTCGATGCCAGACCTGTCTATAGGGCGGAGCCAATCCATGAAGACGGATGCTCCCACCACACCCTACATGCCGATGGCCGGGGAGGGCAAAAAGAAGAAGGGCTTCTTCTCCTTCCTGAAAAAGGACAAGAAATTCACTGTG tCCATGCAGGCGGACCTCAATCACGCGGGAAAATCACGGTCATCCTCCAGCTCTAGGAGGGAAGGGGGAAGCCCCCCTGCCATGCGAAAGAAAACAGAGAGGATGGAACGGCCCAAATCCATGTATGTCACATCAACCGCAGATGTCGCAGTGAATGGACAAAAAACAATCCCTGCTTCGTCCAGTGAATTTGACGTCAGGGGACGAAGTGGTCCCTCTGTGCAAGTGAAATCTGCCCCCGCTCTGAGCTCTGTAAAAGAGGTCCCCACAGCGGGACCTCCTGTTAAATCAGGGAAGAAAAAACGTGCTCCCCCTCCCCCACAACAAGTGAAAGCTCCCCCTAACTCTAATGTAGTGACTGCTGAAATCACAGTAGAAAGCAAACAGACGACGCCTCTACAGGCCGATTCACGGATCCCAGAAATCACACCATCCAATCAACAACTAGCTCACAAATTTCATTCCAGGAACAGTTCGGACTCGAGTGGCTACCACGAATTGACTCTTAGTGGTGCCGAGTCACCAGACACCGCCAAAATAGAGGAAAACTTAGAACTCCAGATCTCCACGGACCTAGCGTCCGGTGCGAGAAACAAACACAGTGGAGACAGTGGAATACAGGATATGTCTTCTCCTCGACGCAAAGTCCGACCAGGAATCGACAACCTGGAAACCGGATCCAGTCAGACATTGCCACTCGATAAAACCGGGAAAAAGGAGAACCCTCGATCACAGTCACTGGAGCGAACACTCGGTGCTAAGAAGAAGAAAGCCCCACCCCCTCCTCCAG GTCATGCTCCACCCTCTGAACCGCTCTCTGTTTCCGTCAAGGCGACCATTCCTAAGCCCGCCCGGAAATCCTCCGACTCTACCGCCCCTGCTGCTACCTCTTCCCCCCGCCCCGCCTCCATGTCTAAAA AAGATGATACTTTAGCCATCCATGCGGTTCTAGACGACCTTGACAATCACCTTGGTGATGACCTTGAAAATCACCTCGGTGACGACCTTGAGGAGGGAGAGGACCAGATGATGATGGTGGAGAATGGTGACCTTACTGTGGAGGAGGTGGACACTCCCCGGCCCCTGAAGCCGTGCTTCGTGGCTCCACCCCCGCCGGACGAGCCCCCACCAGAGGACGGGGAGGTAGTCAGCTACAGTGACATCATGGGGATCAAGGTCGACACCGTTGACATCGGCACGGAGACCAGCGATGACAGCACATCTTTCGATCAGGAGAGTCCCAAAAGCTCACCAA AGTTTCAGTCAAGCGTCAGACACACAC TGCAGAGTCGGGCGGAGAGTCGCACCAGCATGGCCTCCGTGACAACCATTGATGAGATCAACATGGGCTTCGAGCTGGCCATACTGGCGGGACAGGAAGCCATGCTAGAGGAGTCCAGCGAGGAAG ATGAAGAGGAATACAAAAATGAGATGGCCCACTTTGTGGAAAGGATGAACAAAGAAGTGGTCAACCAGAAACCTGCAGTGGAGGCCGGATCAAACCAGATGGAACCAGATTCAGAACCGAAGCAGAAAATCTCAGTCCAGGTGGCCAAACTGGATTTCTCTAGTGTGGACAGTTCACCCTGTGAAAGTCCGAGGGAAAATAAAAAGTCGGCTCAGCGCGACAGTGAGGTGTCCGAAATCACTTACAGCTTCACTGTCGACTCGGTTCCTCCAGGGTTCCAAGAGACCGAGGAGACTAAAGGTCAGCAAAATGATGTCAAAGGTCAAGAGGAGGAGGAAGAAGAGGAGTATTCAGAGACAATAACAGAGGTGATTTATCCTCTCTCCTCCTCCAGCGATGGACTCGGGAGTCCCCGGCGGATTCCGGACTTGGACTCTCCTAAAGAGCATGTTAAACCTCTGGTTGAAAACCCGAAGGAGACTGTTAAAGCGCAGCCCCAGGTTTCAAGTCAAGAGCCTGCTACTAAACAGGCAGAGGTGGAAAAACCCAAAGAAGTGAAACAGGAGAAAGAGAAACCCAAAGAAGTAAAGCATGAAAAGGAGGAATTTGTTTTGACTTTCGATGATTTACAGAATGTTGATTTCACAGGaccaaagaaaaagaaaccacaGAGCTTGAATCTAAGGACAGACACCAAGCCTCCCGGTGAGGAGGTAAAGAGACGGTCGGGGAGGAAATCCCCCGCAGTTGTCACCTCCCCAGTGTTAGTGTTAGAGGAACTCCGATCTCGATTTCGCTCCGACGGCGACGAGAATGTGTTACTGACTCCATTAAAGAAGAGCGGTTCAAGTATCAAGGACCGGTGTAATGAACTGAGTTTTACTCCGAGCTCTGAGGGCGAACAAGAGCATGTGATGGAGGAGAAGTCTATTTCACTGATGGCTCTTCCCATTGTGAAGTCTTCGGAGCGTTTGGTTCCTGATAATTCTGTGGTAGAAAAACTTGATCTCTCCAAAGATGTGACAGATGGTTTGTCAGAGTCCAAGAGTGTAGCAAATAATGAGATAAATGAAGACAGTGTGAATAACAATGAACCTTCTCAGAATGACAGTGACTCTGCACCGAGCTCAGCTCGAGATAGCTTAAACAATAACTCGGCGCCGAGCTCAGCTCGAGGAAGTGTGAGCAGTATGGATGTGGGCCCCATGGAACAAATGCAGCAACAGATCCAGGTCTGGCAGACACAGCTAGAACAAAATCAGAACCTGCTGGCCTCCCAGCCAGTCAGTACGGACGAAAACTCCATACAGCTACAGAACCAGCTCAAAGCTCAGATAGAGATCCAGAAACAGATGCTTGCTCAGATGCAGAAGAGTATGGAGACCCTAGCTGCTCAGGCTACGTCTGTGTCACAGGATTCCCCACGGAATAGTATGGAACCGGCGGAACAGTCCGCTATCCCTGCTCCCATCCCTAGTCCGCCCATGCTGCCGCAGATGAGGATGAAGTCAGACTCCATGGACAAAGAGAAGAAGGCCAAGAAGCGAAGCAGCAAGAAGTTCGAGCCCAAACTCGATCCACGGGAAGAGCTGATGATTCAGATCCGGGGTTTCCAGGGGCGGGGCGCCCTGAAAAAG GTTCAgttgaaacaaacaaaatggGTGTCTGGACCAGGGGTCACACAGTAA
- the LOC128162468 gene encoding uncharacterized protein LOC128162468 isoform X12, with amino-acid sequence MFSRKKKQVSEPSKAVLNGHSDEMTKRFTVNLPGGQKKVLRISPQLTLEQVRAQLCQERQLDPSRLVFQLPTSPGQQLSLGTTISELQANEVNLVSANVMLDGAKSMPDLSIGRSQSMKTDAPTTPYMPMAGEGKKKKGFFSFLKKDKKFTVSMQADLNHAGKSRSSSSSRREGGSPPAMRKKTERMERPKSMYVTSTADVAVNGQKTIPASSSEFDVRGRSGPSVQVKSAPALSSVKEVPTAGPPVKSGKKKRAPPPPQQVKAPPNSNVVTAEITVESKQTTPLQADSRIPEITPSNQQLAHKFHSRNSSDSSGYHELTLSGAESPDTAKIEENLELQISTDLASGARNKHSGDSGIQDMSSPRRKVRPGIDNLETGSSQTLPLDKTGKKENPRSQSLERTLGAKKKKAPPPPPGHAPPSEPLSVSVKATIPKPARKSSDSTAPAATSSPRPASMSKKDDTLAIHAVLDDLDNHLGDDLENHLGDDLEEGEDQMMMVENGDLTVEEVDTPRPLKPCFVAPPPPDEPPPEDGEVVSYSDIMGIKVDTVDIGTETSDDSTSFDQESPKSSPKFQSSVRHTLQSRAESRTSMASVTTIDEINMGFELAILAGQEAMLEESSEEDEEEYKNEMAHFVERMNKEVVNQKPAVEAGSNQMEPDSEPKQKISVQVAKLDFSSVDSSPCESPRENKKSAQRDSEVSEITYSFTVDSVPPGFQETEETKGQQNDVKGQEEEEEEEYSETITEVIYPLSSSSDGLGSPRRIPDLDSPKEHVKPLVENPKETVKAQPQVSSQEPATKQAEVEKPKEVKQEKEKPKEVKHEKEEFVLTFDDLQNVDFTGPKKKKPQSLNLRTDTKPPGEEVKRRSGRKSPAVVTSPVLVLEELRSRFRSDGDENVLLTPLKKSGSSIKDRCNELSFTPSSEGEQEHVMEEKSISLMALPIVKSSERLVPDNSVVEKLDLSKDVTDGLSESKSVANNEINEDSVNNNEPSQNDSDSAPSSARDSLNNNSAPSSARGSVSSMDVGPMEQMQQQIQVWQTQLEQNQNLLASQPVSTDENSIQLQNQLKAQIEIQKQMLAQMQKSMETLAAQATSVSQDSPRNSMEPAEQSAIPAPIPSPPMLPQMRMKSDSMDKEKKAKKRSSKKFEPKLDPREELMIQIRGFQGRGALKKVQLKQTKWVSGPGVTQ; translated from the exons atgACCAAGCGGTTCACGGTCAATCTCCCCGGGGGTCAGAAGAAGGTCCTCAGGATCAGTCCCCAGCTCACGCTCGAGCAAGTCCGAGCTCAGCTCTGTCAGGAGAGGCAACTTGACCCGAGTCGACTGGTGTTCCAGTTACCCACGAGTCCGGGCCAACAGCTGAGTCTCGGGACCACCATCTCAGAGTTACAGGCCAATGAGGTCAATCTTGTTAGTGCTAATG TAATGTTGGACGGAGCCAAGTCGATGCCAGACCTGTCTATAGGGCGGAGCCAATCCATGAAGACGGATGCTCCCACCACACCCTACATGCCGATGGCCGGGGAGGGCAAAAAGAAGAAGGGCTTCTTCTCCTTCCTGAAAAAGGACAAGAAATTCACTGTG tCCATGCAGGCGGACCTCAATCACGCGGGAAAATCACGGTCATCCTCCAGCTCTAGGAGGGAAGGGGGAAGCCCCCCTGCCATGCGAAAGAAAACAGAGAGGATGGAACGGCCCAAATCCATGTATGTCACATCAACCGCAGATGTCGCAGTGAATGGACAAAAAACAATCCCTGCTTCGTCCAGTGAATTTGACGTCAGGGGACGAAGTGGTCCCTCTGTGCAAGTGAAATCTGCCCCCGCTCTGAGCTCTGTAAAAGAGGTCCCCACAGCGGGACCTCCTGTTAAATCAGGGAAGAAAAAACGTGCTCCCCCTCCCCCACAACAAGTGAAAGCTCCCCCTAACTCTAATGTAGTGACTGCTGAAATCACAGTAGAAAGCAAACAGACGACGCCTCTACAGGCCGATTCACGGATCCCAGAAATCACACCATCCAATCAACAACTAGCTCACAAATTTCATTCCAGGAACAGTTCGGACTCGAGTGGCTACCACGAATTGACTCTTAGTGGTGCCGAGTCACCAGACACCGCCAAAATAGAGGAAAACTTAGAACTCCAGATCTCCACGGACCTAGCGTCCGGTGCGAGAAACAAACACAGTGGAGACAGTGGAATACAGGATATGTCTTCTCCTCGACGCAAAGTCCGACCAGGAATCGACAACCTGGAAACCGGATCCAGTCAGACATTGCCACTCGATAAAACCGGGAAAAAGGAGAACCCTCGATCACAGTCACTGGAGCGAACACTCGGTGCTAAGAAGAAGAAAGCCCCACCCCCTCCTCCAG GTCATGCTCCACCCTCTGAACCGCTCTCTGTTTCCGTCAAGGCGACCATTCCTAAGCCCGCCCGGAAATCCTCCGACTCTACCGCCCCTGCTGCTACCTCTTCCCCCCGCCCCGCCTCCATGTCTAAAA AAGATGATACTTTAGCCATCCATGCGGTTCTAGACGACCTTGACAATCACCTTGGTGATGACCTTGAAAATCACCTCGGTGACGACCTTGAGGAGGGAGAGGACCAGATGATGATGGTGGAGAATGGTGACCTTACTGTGGAGGAGGTGGACACTCCCCGGCCCCTGAAGCCGTGCTTCGTGGCTCCACCCCCGCCGGACGAGCCCCCACCAGAGGACGGGGAGGTAGTCAGCTACAGTGACATCATGGGGATCAAGGTCGACACCGTTGACATCGGCACGGAGACCAGCGATGACAGCACATCTTTCGATCAGGAGAGTCCCAAAAGCTCACCAA AGTTTCAGTCAAGCGTCAGACACACAC TGCAGAGTCGGGCGGAGAGTCGCACCAGCATGGCCTCCGTGACAACCATTGATGAGATCAACATGGGCTTCGAGCTGGCCATACTGGCGGGACAGGAAGCCATGCTAGAGGAGTCCAGCGAGGAAG ATGAAGAGGAATACAAAAATGAGATGGCCCACTTTGTGGAAAGGATGAACAAAGAAGTGGTCAACCAGAAACCTGCAGTGGAGGCCGGATCAAACCAGATGGAACCAGATTCAGAACCGAAGCAGAAAATCTCAGTCCAGGTGGCCAAACTGGATTTCTCTAGTGTGGACAGTTCACCCTGTGAAAGTCCGAGGGAAAATAAAAAGTCGGCTCAGCGCGACAGTGAGGTGTCCGAAATCACTTACAGCTTCACTGTCGACTCGGTTCCTCCAGGGTTCCAAGAGACCGAGGAGACTAAAGGTCAGCAAAATGATGTCAAAGGTCAAGAGGAGGAGGAAGAAGAGGAGTATTCAGAGACAATAACAGAGGTGATTTATCCTCTCTCCTCCTCCAGCGATGGACTCGGGAGTCCCCGGCGGATTCCGGACTTGGACTCTCCTAAAGAGCATGTTAAACCTCTGGTTGAAAACCCGAAGGAGACTGTTAAAGCGCAGCCCCAGGTTTCAAGTCAAGAGCCTGCTACTAAACAGGCAGAGGTGGAAAAACCCAAAGAAGTGAAACAGGAGAAAGAGAAACCCAAAGAAGTAAAGCATGAAAAGGAGGAATTTGTTTTGACTTTCGATGATTTACAGAATGTTGATTTCACAGGaccaaagaaaaagaaaccacaGAGCTTGAATCTAAGGACAGACACCAAGCCTCCCGGTGAGGAGGTAAAGAGACGGTCGGGGAGGAAATCCCCCGCAGTTGTCACCTCCCCAGTGTTAGTGTTAGAGGAACTCCGATCTCGATTTCGCTCCGACGGCGACGAGAATGTGTTACTGACTCCATTAAAGAAGAGCGGTTCAAGTATCAAGGACCGGTGTAATGAACTGAGTTTTACTCCGAGCTCTGAGGGCGAACAAGAGCATGTGATGGAGGAGAAGTCTATTTCACTGATGGCTCTTCCCATTGTGAAGTCTTCGGAGCGTTTGGTTCCTGATAATTCTGTGGTAGAAAAACTTGATCTCTCCAAAGATGTGACAGATGGTTTGTCAGAGTCCAAGAGTGTAGCAAATAATGAGATAAATGAAGACAGTGTGAATAACAATGAACCTTCTCAGAATGACAGTGACTCTGCACCGAGCTCAGCTCGAGATAGCTTAAACAATAACTCGGCGCCGAGCTCAGCTCGAGGAAGTGTGAGCAGTATGGATGTGGGCCCCATGGAACAAATGCAGCAACAGATCCAGGTCTGGCAGACACAGCTAGAACAAAATCAGAACCTGCTGGCCTCCCAGCCAGTCAGTACGGACGAAAACTCCATACAGCTACAGAACCAGCTCAAAGCTCAGATAGAGATCCAGAAACAGATGCTTGCTCAGATGCAGAAGAGTATGGAGACCCTAGCTGCTCAGGCTACGTCTGTGTCACAGGATTCCCCACGGAATAGTATGGAACCGGCGGAACAGTCCGCTATCCCTGCTCCCATCCCTAGTCCGCCCATGCTGCCGCAGATGAGGATGAAGTCAGACTCCATGGACAAAGAGAAGAAGGCCAAGAAGCGAAGCAGCAAGAAGTTCGAGCCCAAACTCGATCCACGGGAAGAGCTGATGATTCAGATCCGGGGTTTCCAGGGGCGGGGCGCCCTGAAAAAG GTTCAgttgaaacaaacaaaatggGTGTCTGGACCAGGGGTCACACAGTAA